Genomic segment of Chelonoidis abingdonii isolate Lonesome George chromosome 5, CheloAbing_2.0, whole genome shotgun sequence:
ccacaccccaaccccctgccccggcccgatgaaagtaagggtgggggagagcaagtggcagagggaaaggggatggagtgagcaggggtgtggcctcagggaaggggcggggcaaggatGTTCAGGTTTGTGcatttagaaagttggcaacgtTAGCCTCGGCCCTGAGTTGCAGAGATTGTGTGTAAGAAGGCGCACTCAGCATCCAGGCCCGAGTGAACACTTGCTCCCTGTGAGCCTGCCCAAGGCCAGGCAGACATCACCAGCTGTGTGAGGGAGACACACGTAAGAGCTGAATTCGACCCAATCACCAAACAGCCCTCCCCTACCCCAGTGATTTCCAGAGCAGCAAATTAACAACCTGCCCTGGCACAGCATCTGCTGCTTCACCAACCTCGAGGGATCCACAACCGTCCTGCGAAGTGGGCAAGTATTACCTCTGCCACCGTTTCAGGGGTAACTGCACCTTCCCTCCCTAAGTCTTCCTCGAGGACATCCACTTAAGGTTTCTGGCTTCCATCCTTTCTGGTCTCCTTTCTGAGGCGGAGGACCCACGTCTCTCTCACTCCAGACTGGTGTTTAAGCTTGTAGTCCTGCTTCTTGCTGCAATTTCCCCAGAAGCTCTACCTGGGGTCCAGTACCTGTGGTTCTCCTTTCCCAGGTGTTACACCGTTGGAGAGCAGTTACCTGCcagccttcacaaagcaaaatacatttttattagggcaaaagcattacagaaaaaacctGAAAACCCAAGAATCTGCACCGCTTGCTAATTACACCAGGACTCACCCATCAGTCTTGTGGGGCTCATGCAAGCAAAATTATTTCCAACTTTTCAGCAAGGGTTCTCCTAGGATCCAAGGTCTTGTTTGTTGAGTCAAAAAGACGACCCCTCAACCCTCCCCAAACTCTGCCTTGTTATACCACaagccctttctttgtttccCAGTCTCTGCAAAATCCTGCCTGACCCAGTGTATGCAAACCATACTAAGGGCGGGTTACAATCTCAGGGACTCTAGTAATCACCTTGCCCCTTGTTTTGGCTCTTGGGGGATTGTGCTGAACCCTCCCCTCCTGCATGGAGTTGCATACAATCCCTGGCTCACAATGACACATGAAAAGACACTCAAACTTCATACAAGATAGTCCCCAAAGATACAGCGTGTGGTTGCAATATTGGCCGCAACCACCATCTTGTAGCTGGAGAAAATGGGGGACAGCTGTTGGTTATATAGCCAGCCTTTACCAATCAAGGGCAGAACCCCGCATCTCACGTACCTGACCGGACTGCCGCACCCATTTGACTTGATGCTTTGACTTTGGAATCAGGAGGCCCCACCTGGCTATTTAGCCCTGTTAAGTCTCTCCCCTATTTCAGGACTCCTCTTCtagtttttttaaagtcacacaTGACCAGTGGCCTCTCTGAGCCAGTGTGAAGAACATAGGACATGCCATGTGGCTCAGACCCAACGCCCACCTCGCTTAACTACGGCTCTCTGGCAGGGACTAGCAGCAGATGCTCCAGAGAAAGGTGTAAGATCCTCTCAGTAGGCAGTTGGGGGATAATCTGACCCCGACATTAgatctcatcctgatctctaaaaGCTAAAGAGTGACTtgaaccctgaagcatgaggtttaataccCCTTCCAAAATGCTTGTTAGCGATAATTATGATAACATGGATTGGTTATTTCTATGGATAATAAAACTGTCTCTTTGAGTCTTGTGAAGTTCTTGGCCCCAGCAACgtcctgtggcaaggagttccacagtctaattatgcACTGTACATAACAGTATTTCCCTTTATCGGTTCCGGATCTGCTGCGTTTACATTTTCTCagatgtccccttgttcttgtgttgagTTGCACTAACCCACTGCAGGAAGCCAGTCACAAGCTGGTCTTGCTCGTCCCCTGGGGCAGACCAGTCTTAGCCACACCCACAGCTGCGTTCCAGTGCTCTGGGTTGTAGCAGTAATGACGGAGCATCTGAGACCAGTTTGGGtacatttacatcagctggtGGATGTGGATTAGCCTTCCATTTTGGATGGCTTTACACCAGTAGCTGCAGCTTGACGTCCAAAGGAAGGACGCCTGACTGTAAGCTGCTTTGCAGAAGCGTGCTAACAGGAGAGAGAATGCTTTAAACTCCTTTAAACTTTCCTTTGCCGTGACAGCTACTGAGTAACATCTCGTTTCCTTTTTCTCCCCTCTGTCAAGtgtaagctcttggggcagggaccactgCTGTATTCTTTGTACAGTGTCTTGCACGATGGGGCCTCAGCGGATCTAGGGCTCTTGGTCACGTTGTAACAGTGGGCAGAAAAGCAGGAGTAGGTAGTTTCATGCTTGTGAGGTTGGATTGCCGACTTCTTGTTCcttctgcttcctgctgaagcCAAAGCACATGGGGAAAGGCCAACGTTTGTGACGCCTAGTGTCCAAGGTGTGACTGAGGTTTCACAGACGTGGTCTTTGTCACCTCTTTTCAATGGCTAAAGAGGCGCAGCAGAGCTGTCAAATCATGCTACGTGCAGCAGGCTTTAATCTCAACAAGACATGCTAGGCCATGGTCAATACATGTGCCCGGGCACTGGAAGAGGCTGTCAGAGGAGCCAGGGGATGGACACATCTTCCCTGGAAGTTATTTGTAACTATTTCAATGTAAATGATAAAGACACCCCCATCAGTGTGACAACATAATCCCAGCAGTGTTCAAATCATCCCCCAGTGGCACTCTGCCAGGACACCTACAAAAACTCATTCCTTCATGGCTCCGGGAagcaggccccagccctgtcctAAGTCCCTATGGAACAGGTGTCCTCGGCTGTGCACCCAGGTCACCAAGTTCGGGCTATTTTGGAACTGGGGGAAAGGTCAAGAGTCAGACCCCTCCCAGGGAACACCCTGCCGGCTGCTGCCTGATAACCAGGGAAGCgagctccagcagcagtgctggcCTCAGCTGTGGTACAGCCAAGGGAGAGATGATCCCTCAGGTAGGCTGCTCCCAGGCCATATAAGGCTTTATAGGGGATAGCCAGCACCTTAAACAACTTGGTAACCAAAAGGAAACCAGTCCAGGCTCCAAAGCAAGATGCCCTGCTCATTAAGCAGCTGTGTTCTGCACCAGCTTTCCTCTGCAAATGGCTTTAAGATGTAGCTGCATGTAGAGTCATTGCAGCAGCCTAATCTGGAGCTAACAATGGATAATGGCAGAGAAGTTAGCAGCCCCAAGGAACGGATGTTAATGGAAGATATGAACTGCTTTGAAAACCCAAACCAGAATGAATTTTGCGATCTTTAGATGTGTAAAGCTCCCCTATCCCTGTagcctgagcacctcacaatctttaatggatttatcctcacaacactccttgTGAGCTGGGATAGTGCTGCTACGTCCATTGTACAGACGGGCAACGGAGGCACAGGGActgagacttgcccaaggtatgtcagtgtctgtggcagagcagggaatcaaacccaggtcttATGTCAGGCCCCTAAGCCCCCAGtccatccttcccctctccacATCTTCTAAACTTGTAAGTCACTTACATTTATTTCCTGCTAGAAAAGTGTTAAGTTAATTAGTGTTACCAGGTCTTTCCCCCTTCTTCAAACTCGTTTTGCAATGTCAAAACTATGATTTTCTCCATTCTTGGACACTGCTGGCTTGTGACTGGTTAACACGTTCCTAGTGAAGTGAAGGTTACATCCAGAAAGCATTTGCTTTTCTGTCTGTAATAATTAGCACGTCCTCAGGGCTTTCCAAGCAAGGATTTCACATGCTCCTTGTTTGCAGATAGCCTGCAATAAGTAATAATGTGATTTGTGGTGCACCCAAAGTCTAAACTTGCCTGCTGAAATGAGAGCTCAATGGATTGATATCAGATCAATACAATTCTTTCAGCTCTCTTCCCAAAGCTGTTCATCCCACCCCCCACCGTCATATGACCTCAGCAGTGGCAGCTAAACAGCAGCCTGGAAACCtgccccacaccaccaccaccgttTATCAGTTTGACAAGTCATCCAGGTTTGCCAGGCGCATGACGGAAAGCCGTTAGCCTGCACGGAGAAGGGCCATGCTCATTATACCGTGATCTAGTACATAAATGCCCTGGTCCCCAGCCTCTCCAACCCCATTACTCCTTGATGGAAACTCAAGTACCCACAATTATCATGCAGCAAAGAGATGGGAGGGAAGGCGCCAGCTGCACTTTCCAGCTTTCCAGTGGCAATCAGACACGCTTCCAGGACAGGATCAGCAACAGCATATACCCTAAACTGGGTTTCATTGAACAGAGGATCTCATGGGTTACTAAACTCAGGCCAATAAAGCTCATTACGCAGTCTGGGAATGCTCTGAGAGACAAATAAACAAAATAGGAGATTTGCCTTCTGAGGCAAAGCATCTAAGCAGGTCTTCCCTAGATCCTGCCAGCTAAACCACAAGCTGACATATTTCACAGAAATAGGAGATGTTTTAAGAATCCTACAACCACCCTGGGTGTTTCCCCATCGAAGCAGATTCTAATCAGAGAAAAACAAGAGAATCCGCGGCTAGCCACAAGGTGCGTGTAACTATTTATTGTGTTTGTGTCTCGGTTCAAAACTCTAATAGAAAAACCAATAAATACAATCACGAACTGCCACATGCCAACACTGCATGGAGTTCCATAATGGGAGGACGACAAGAGCCTAGAGTGGGACCTAGAAGACATGGAGCCCAGGGTTCCACAAGAGGCTGCTGTTCTCGACTCCAATTTGGTTTCTCAGTCGGCTGTAAACCCGTCAAGTAGCCAGGTGGTAAATGGTTGGTAAACTAGGAGAAGCTTGGCatcaattcttttttaaactgggATATTTTAGTAGATAGTAGCCACCGGTGTTGTCCCTGGGCCCCACGTCATAGGACACTGACAAAGACACGTTCTCAGTGGTTGTGTGGcctgccccttcctctgccccgCCCACCAGGAGCGGCGTCTACTGTAGAACGGGGATTCTTGATGGTTTCATCTACGGACACGATAAGGCAAGCAGCCTCAGATGCCGCCGTCAGAGCGTTGATGCGCACAATGGCTGGCTCCCACACGTAGGCTTCAAAATTATCAGCGATATCTTCGTTGTTCACGTCCACGCCATACCACGTACCTCCCTGTGGAAGGCAGGAGAAGGAAGAGTCAGTTACGCAGCAAATGTAGAcaagaagagagggagaagagagacaaCTCCTATGTGCTAACATGCAACAGGGGACAGCAATTCTCCTCCTCATTAACCTCACTTGCAATCAGAAGGAGTCTTGCTTGAGGGAAATATTAGCTCTTAGCACTTTCCATCTGCCAATTGCATTATAAACCATTAACTATGCCCAACACTATCTCTGGCATTCACAACACTTAATGTACTGAGAAGCCAACAGAGAGAGATccaagtgcccccacacccaacccaGATCTCAGGAACTGCCAGCTCCTAGCCCTGGGCTCAGACTGCATCTTTCCTACCttttatatagcattttacaAACTCTTCCTCACTATCAACCTCATGGCTAACACTGCTTAGATGCAGTCATCTCTGGGGTGGGACTTGGCAAAGATCACAAACACTGCCCAACTGTTTGCTAGGAAGGGAAGAGCAATACTGCAGTCAAGGGAACATTCCAGGGGCACTTAAGGAGGCAACATGTAACTGTCTGAACTGGAACCTGGCCAGGTTTGCACTTCACTGGAAAAGCACTATCAACTTTTATAATCCATCACTTAAGGTTTAAAATAGAAGACTCTCTCCTGACAAGTGATGCCTTTTCAAAAAGCAAATCAAAACCCCGGTAGCAACTCTAAAAAAGTCACCCCACAGCTGCAATCAAAAGGAAAACCGTTTCTCTTTATAACCAGCAGCAGATTCCTCATCACATGTGAAAACAAACCACAGTGCTTAATCAAAGAGGCAGCAACTGAAACAGTTACAGCTGTATTATCGCTCTGTTCTGCAGGCTTCAGAAATTCAGTTATCAGTTCCCTGGAAACACGTTCGTTCAAGGGGGCGAGCCCACCTGGGCATGTTTGGCTCTCAGTTTGTTCAGAATGTTGGTGGCATCAAACCCGGCATTGTCACAGAGCTGGCGTGGAATGATCTCAAGGGCTTTAGCATAAGCGCCTATCAGCAACTGCTGTTTGCCTGGAATGGTCCTGGAGTAGTCCCGGAGGTATTTTGAAAGTTCCATCTCTATAGCACCACCGCCAGCAACAACGGAGTCATTCTGAAACGGAGCAAGAGTAAAACGTTCCATTACCTTTCTCCAAATACAACCATTACACTGAAACTAGTTACCGAATAGAGGAGAAAGCCCAGGACACAAAATCAACCTGTCACAGATCTGGTTGATGGCATCTCTGGATCTGGAGTGTCGACATCACGCAAGCCACCACCAATGTCAGGACAACCAGTCGGCTTTGTGGGTAGTTTCTGCAGAGGGCCAGAGGCTCCACCAAGCGTAGGAGGAGAGGCTCTTGAAGGGGAGATTACCTTACCACTGACCACATGGGTACCTTTTCTCCAGCTCCACATTCTCTCAGGCCAGACACAGACCTGACTAGTAGTGAATGAAGTTACTTTCACTTCCATCAAGTGGTCGAAGAGGGAGCACAATCCTGAAGTGCTGGTTTTGCTAAGCAATTGCTTTGCTGCTGAGCGCTGCTACTAGCTATTTCTCCTGACATTTCCTTCAGTAAATTGCAAATTGAGGAGTCTTTGCTAGAAGCAAATGGTTCAAAATCCTAAACTGTTTCCTCTTACATCCCACAAGGCACCTGTGCTCTGAGAACGCCTTACCTCAAAGTATACTAACACAGGGGTAGCTAGATGCGTGATGTGCTATCCAGAAATGCCCACAAGCTATCAAACGATGACAAGCACATGAAGGGGGAAAGAGGGATAACAGACATGCAGAAACAGATAAATATCACTGTCCCAGTGCCCCTAGCCCTGACTCAGATCAGTTGGCTAGCTGCTTGGAGAGTCACCAGGATGGGTTTCAAAAAGGCCGATGGCTTACGTCCAGTtcgaggcagggcaggagtgaaaAAAGCCTTGAAGAAAGATGAGAGAAAAGCAGGCAAGTGTGTCGGGGTACTCTGCTAAAGCACCATCCAAACCAAATGGAAGAGCCATTCTGCACCCCTGGGGATTCCTCATCACTCAACTGACTGGGATTAGTGCACACACGCCCCATTTGGTCAGAGGGCAGTTCTAGCCTCCAGGGCTGTGCTAGAGGAGAACGCCAGACAGTGTTAAAGGGTGGCTGGCTTCCAGGGGCCTGTGTTACTTTGGGAACTGCCCCTTGGACACTGGCCAGCTTTCCATTCACTGCACTATGGGAGTGGAGACCCACGGTACTGCTTCTCCTGAGATGGCAGGATCCTTCCGCCCCTGAACAAACACGTTCACGTTTTCCTTGCCCCACACATTTTCCCAAAACATCCCTCCGCCCCAGGTGCTGCACGGGATTTACCTCCTTGCTAAGGAAGGTAAATTTCAGGTCCTAGACAGGCTGTGAGGCCCTTTCAAACAAAAACCCTAGGCTATGGCAAACGTAAACAGCTGGGCAATGTCTCCAGCTCCTCCATACCTTGATTGCTCTCCTGACTATCATGATGGCATCATGCAGGGACCGCTCAGTCTCTTCCATAAACTGCTCTGCACCTCCTCGCAACAGGAGTGTGCACGTCTTGGCCTTTGGACAGCCTGTGAAGAAGTTGTACCTGCCGAGAGTAGAGCATGTCAAGGGTTAGCACTGCCACGATAATCAGCACCTGGGGCTCATCTAACAAACATGTGGTTTGCAGCAAGTCGGGGTGTAAGTCTACCCGGCGCTAGCCTGCCACGCACTGACTGGCTGCAGACCCCACTGTCACATGCTAACAGTTCTGTAATGCGTTCTGACATAGCGTGCATGGAAATGGGAGCGATCAAAACACACTAGAGAACTGTTAACGCACGACCAAACGACGTGCAGCAGGCTAGTGCGAGGCAGACTTACCCCCTAACCTGCTGCAAACTAAGTGTTCATCTAGACAAGTCCTTAGACAGCTTCGGAAGGTGCTTGTGGGTGATCTGGCAAGAGAGATATTCCTTTCCAAAGCTGAACACATATCTGCAACCCTTCCAGCTTGTACTGTGATCCTGTCTACTTTCCAGTGAAACAGGGGAGGGCCAGATTAGTCTACGAATGGGATGCAAATTCTCCCGCAGATACCCAGTACTCCCCGCCGCCCGAGTCTGTGCTGAAGCAGTTATCTGGGGAGATTTTCCCGGGGCCCCACAGGATAAAGTGGGGAGAAAAAACAGCCAGAGGGGTTAGAATGTTGGGAGTTAGTCCCCAAGAGTCCCTCTCCTTTGAGATGGGCCACAGGATGAAAAAGCTGAAAATCCACTGATATTAAGCGTCATTTGTACTAGCTGATGTACAATGTTGCTGTGGGGTGTTAACACAGCTGCCCCACTCAGACCAAGAAGGATGGCTGAAGGGATGCCTATATACTTTTGCACATCGCTGcaggatcctttgggatgaaagtcACTATGTACGTACAAGATGCTACATTAAGTCCACTGGCCCTTGAGAAGCGTGAGGTGTGATACCCTTGGCCAGACATCAAGACAAAACATGGAGAGATATTCCACCAGGTTAGCACTTTACCTGCCAGAAATGTTACTGTTACAGCAGTAACATTCCAACACAAATTAAAGTGCCACGTTACACTGAACAGTTCAAGCTACAGtatatttacctctctcctccaATCTGGGCCTCCTCGAAGAGTTCACACCGTCCCAGAACATCATCTGTCAGGGCATTAACGCTTGTCTGAATAGACCCACCACAAGCCTGCAACGTTCAGAAGAGACAAGGTGGCTTTAGTGTAACAGCAGAGGGACACGCCCAGACAGCAGGTTACTCTTCTGCACTGGCAGCATAGTCACAGTGCTTGTAACTGGTTGGCATGACTGTGACCTCCTACTCCCAGCCACGGAGCAGCCTGCACTGTAGCCACCCCCAGGAGAAGGCTTAAGACCAGCAAGAGAGACCAGAaatgccagccaggagcagcacagccCCTAAATGAAGGGCTCTGAAAACCCGACTGTTACACCAACATAACCAAATCAGTTAACCCCCACCCCTCAACAACTGGTACAAACACTAGGTGCAGAGCAGGCTGAAGCAGTACACAGAGCACACTGGGCTTACAGAGATCCTTTTGGCAGAGGAGCTTGTGCTTTGCACACACCAGTCAAGTGACATGGGTGGGATATTTAACCtatttacagatggataaactgaggtaCAGGTAAAGAAAGTGTAAGAAGGGCACTGAACTCCCAATCTCCCACTGGAAtgtgggcacctaactccctcaggctcctttgaaaatcccagcctgagtgacttgctcaaagccaCCAAATGACTGTAGTAAAGTCAGCAAAAAGACTGCAGGAGTCCTAGTCCAACCACTATGGCACAACCCCCTGCACAACACAGCTTTTAAAATGCTCCTCCATGTATTAGCAAAGCATCAAAtggtttaaaacatatttttaaatcttcaCTCGTAATGTCCCTTTCCTCATGCCATCTGTGTTGTTAATGCAGTGCTTTATGAGTGATCTGGCCAGCAGATAGGCAACCCCAGGCATTTCCCCCGCTTGCAACCTCCTCAAACCTGTCCCATGAGCCCTCTGCGGGCTgcaaccccaggttgagaaacactgatctaaatgAGTTGAGCACCCCCTGGAAATACCCCCAGGGGGTACTGTCATActccaggttgagaaccactggcttacagTTCAGTACAGGGCAGAGAGGGAGTGAAAAAAGCCTTGAAGGATTAATAGCAAATCTAAACCctttattaccaaaaaaaaaaaacaaaaaaaaaaaccacacaacaacaaaaacccgaAGTTACCATCATAGTCCTTTTGAGATCTTCTTCCGGAACTCGCCCAGCACAAAACATGTCCCTGTCTGCAAAGTATTGAGTAGCTACGTCACCAATCGGAAGTTTGGACAAGACAACTTTGGCTCCCGACTTGTGGATTTTGTCTAACTTGTCATACAAGATGCTCCACTCTGCATCCACAATGGCCTGGTAATCCTAGTGGAAAAGAATCAGATATGAGCTTGCAATGCAGTTTCATTACAAAGAACTGCAGATGCCATTGGAGGTTGCCTGCACAGGGAGATCCCTTGTGAGAAAAAAGACAGCGATGATACTGCTTTATACAGCCTTGGAAAGATGTTCGCTTTACACGCTCACAGGCAATTTTAGGTCACTCATTTTTGTAAGGAGACACAGAAAAAGTTACAAAGCTTCAAGCAGCATGACTAACAGAAAAAGGGATTGGAGGAACTAACAGGAAGTCAGTGACAGCTCAATGTATCTTGATAACGGATGATtaatggggaggagaaaggaagggttGTACAAATATCAGTGTTATTTATAGGAAGGAGAGGAGACTGTCTAATGCAGTTAGCACAAGGGACTAATATAGAATACACTACAACAGACAATGCAGATAGCGACTGATATTTATCTTGTGCTTTTTCATAGTGCTCACACTTCACAAACCAGACACAAGAGAGTCACTCCAGCcttcactaaaatgcagccactgctgggtgGCAAGGATTTAAACCGGGCATAGCAACGCTATAGAACCATTCAGGACAGAAAGTAAAGAAAACCATTATTTGCTGGGATGGCCTGGAGAATTGATGGGGAACTGAGTAATTACCCAGACTATAAGATGGCCAAGACACCAAGATTAACCCTTCTATTCCCGCATAAAATGCGAGGCGATCTCGAGTGACCCCGATTGCTGCGGGAACCAAAAATCAGGAACTCAGCCCTAAATTAAATTCTCAGCCCTAACACTGGCTCCCGGTAGTTTCGCCTTGAGCTTCCTCCCACGTGATGAGGGAGCCAAAGTGTATGGCTTCAGTATTATCAGAAGCTACACATGCTCAGTGGCTAAAAGCTTCACCTTGTTTCAGTGCACTGTGTGACGCTCTAGTGACTTCCACACATGTATGAAAACCAGCACTTAGGACACTGCTCAGTTCTGGTTTATCGAGAGGGCCGGTCACTTAAATAGATGCAGCATGAGCCATGGGCTAGAGGCAGCGTTTCTCCAAGTGTGGGTCACgaccaccccccagccccagagcacagggTGTGTCACAAGATGTGCACGCTGCACAGCCTGGGGCAGCTGTGTGTCCTGGCTACCGCTGCCCCGCTGTACCATGGGTGCTGTGCAGGGACAGCACTGGCTCATCAGCACAGTCGCTCTGCAGCACACACAGGGCAATGCAGCGAGGTGGAATCGACTAGCAGGAATGGGGCTCACAGCTGCCCCAATCCCAGGGGTAGCCGGGGGAGAGCCGAGCCGAGCCCAAGGGAGTTCGGTTGTTTTCTGGCCTGACCTTGTACAGGTTGTCAGGTCCTGTTGGGTTTGCGTCATGGCTCTATCTCAGACCCCTGGGGGTCACATTAACAGAGGTGAGTCCAAAGGGGACGTGGCATGAACAAATTTGCGAATTACTAGGGTAGAGAAAACCATAGTGGTACTGTTCTTTTCATATTGGCCAGGGATAACTCAGCTGGGGGTGGCACACTGGGTTTCAGCTGGAACAGCCTGCCCAGGTACATGGACCTTAAATAAGGCCAACGATGCATATCAGTACGAGCTGGTAAGACAAAGATACACAGTGCAGCGACAGTTACATGTGGAAGGGCAACAGGCCAACCCCATCCAAGAGCGAGCAGCAGCTCTCCTCCACCAAAGGCTTAGAAGAGGCACCGAAATAATCAGAGAAGCCTCATTCTGCACTGGAAGTGCACGTTCGTTTGGTCCTGATCTTTCCTTTCAGCTCTTACCTTCACGTTGTTGACTCTCACTTCAGCATTGTCTTTCTCTGCTTTGAGCTCTAGCTCGATGTTCAGCAGAGCGATCTTGGGGGACTCGTACTTTTTCGGCTGCATCTCAAACCCGGCGTAAGAGAACGTTTTCTTAAAGGCAACTCCAGCCACCAGCTGGGACTCCTGAAAGAAGGGGGGTTGATGTTGAAGTTAGCCAGGCAGGGTTAACGAGCTCCTGCAGGAGGACTCCCTGCTTCAGAATCAGTGAAAGCAAAGTGCCATTTACCCTTCAACAGCTGTTTCTTCTGGTTAACCCACTCTTACAGAACACACGTGGCAGACATTTATCTCCTCTGCCCAGAAAACCACCCTCTCCCATCAGCACACAAGATACCATCGCAAAAGGCACCATACAAAACTCAGGCTCAACAGACAGCGCTCTCCAGCCTCTCTCATTTGTACCCTTTGAAGATGCCTACCCCTGCTCAATCATCTCCCTAAACTTGATCTTTTCTTGCCTTATTCTAGCTTACAGCAAGCTCGGGATGGGAGCTGCTATGCACATGAGACGGGCTTGCCCAACGCTGCCCCCTAGGGTGGAATCTTTTTAACACTCCATGTTGGAAAAAAGTCAAAGTCACATACTACATGTTTCTAACAACCCACTAGCTACCGCATGGACTTCTCCCAGGCAGGCTTCCCTGCAGGGTCAGCTACCCCAGGGATGTACAGTCTCAAGGTTATTAGAATGGGGCTTCTGCACCAGGCCTTCAGAAAATGCCAGTTTCCTTTCACAGCACTCCCTTCTCCGGCCCTCTGGGAGGAGTCAGGGCACAGCTCCAGCCCTTGAGTTACAACCAGCTCCTGTCTCACCCTAAACTCAGCAAACATGGGGACAGCTCCTGTCCTGAGCATCCAGAACCCAGATGCAGCACGTCCATTGTGACCAGGAGGAGCTGCCAAAGCCACAAAAGCCCTCCCCAGAGTACATGAGCATGGCCCCCAAGGTGACCCAAAACCTCCACACAGCCTGGATGAGGAGTAACCTCAAGAGTTCAACCAACACCCTGGAAAGCAAGATGCTGCACTACCCTCAGGTTCAAAGACCTGCCCTGCTAAATCCATCAAAACGGCAATCGGGGGGAAAAACTATCCTCAAAGCTGTTCAAAACCAAATTCAAGGACAAACAGCATC
This window contains:
- the CCT7 gene encoding T-complex protein 1 subunit eta isoform X2 encodes the protein MMPTPVILLKEGTDTSQGIPQLLSNISACQVIAEAVRTTLGPRGMDKLIVDDRGKATISNDGATILKLLDVVHPAAKTLVDIAKSQDAEVGDGTTSVTMLAAEFLKQVKPYVEEGVHPQIIIRAFRTATELAVNKIKEIAVTVKKEDKAEQRRLLEKCAATALNSKLISQQKAFFSRMVVDAVMMLDELLQLKMIGIKKVQGGALEESQLVAGVAFKKTFSYAGFEMQPKKYESPKIALLNIELELKAEKDNAEVRVNNVKDYQAIVDAEWSILYDKLDKIHKSGAKVVLSKLPIGDVATQYFADRDMFCAGRVPEEDLKRTMMACGGSIQTSVNALTDDVLGRCELFEEAQIGGERYNFFTGCPKAKTCTLLLRGGAEQFMEETERSLHDAIMIVRRAIKNDSVVAGGGAIEMELSKYLRDYSRTIPGKQQLLIGAYAKALEIIPRQLCDNAGFDATNILNKLRAKHAQGGTWYGVDVNNEDIADNFEAYVWEPAIVRINALTAASEAACLIVSVDETIKNPRSTVDAAPGGRGRGRGRPHNH
- the CCT7 gene encoding T-complex protein 1 subunit eta isoform X1 — encoded protein: MLSFQPTPVILLKEGTDTSQGIPQLLSNISACQVIAEAVRTTLGPRGMDKLIVDDRGKATISNDGATILKLLDVVHPAAKTLVDIAKSQDAEVGDGTTSVTMLAAEFLKQVKPYVEEGVHPQIIIRAFRTATELAVNKIKEIAVTVKKEDKAEQRRLLEKCAATALNSKLISQQKAFFSRMVVDAVMMLDELLQLKMIGIKKVQGGALEESQLVAGVAFKKTFSYAGFEMQPKKYESPKIALLNIELELKAEKDNAEVRVNNVKDYQAIVDAEWSILYDKLDKIHKSGAKVVLSKLPIGDVATQYFADRDMFCAGRVPEEDLKRTMMACGGSIQTSVNALTDDVLGRCELFEEAQIGGERYNFFTGCPKAKTCTLLLRGGAEQFMEETERSLHDAIMIVRRAIKNDSVVAGGGAIEMELSKYLRDYSRTIPGKQQLLIGAYAKALEIIPRQLCDNAGFDATNILNKLRAKHAQGGTWYGVDVNNEDIADNFEAYVWEPAIVRINALTAASEAACLIVSVDETIKNPRSTVDAAPGGRGRGRGRPHNH